A window of Aquificaceae bacterium genomic DNA:
GCCTTGAGCTTTTTCTCAAAAAGGGAATAATACAAGAGGGCTTTGAGGAGGGAAGAAGGCTAAGCGTAAAGGTTGGAGACTATGAGTTTCTCCTTGTGAAACCCTTTGATGTGCCTGTTTATGTGGAAAACGGCGTAGCGGACCTTGGAGTGGTTGGCAGAGATGTCCTACTTGAGAGAAAACCAGACCTGTATGTGCTTTTTGACCTTGGAATAGGCTTTTGTAGGATAGTGGTGGCGGGCAAGGAAGAAAACAGAGAAAAATACCTCAAAAGCTCCTACATAAAGGTTGCCACCAAATACCCTCGCATAACTCAAGAATTTTTTTCAGAAAAGGGCGTAAAGTGTAAGGTTATACCCTTGAGCGGTTCTGTGGAGCTTGCACCTCTTATTGGACTTTCTGACTTTATCGTGGACTTGGTGCAAACTGGAAGGACTTTGAGGGAAAACAACCTTGTGGTGATAGA
This region includes:
- the hisG gene encoding ATP phosphoribosyltransferase, yielding MLKIALPKGRLFEESLELFLKKGIIQEGFEEGRRLSVKVGDYEFLLVKPFDVPVYVENGVADLGVVGRDVLLERKPDLYVLFDLGIGFCRIVVAGKEENREKYLKSSYIKVATKYPRITQEFFSEKGVKCKVIPLSGSVELAPLIGLSDFIVDLVQTGRTLRENNLVVI